Proteins co-encoded in one Chitinophagales bacterium genomic window:
- a CDS encoding DUF368 domain-containing protein has translation MKQHILLFLKGMAMGAADIVPGVSGGTIAFITGIYEKLLNSLKSINPTLLKVLQQKGVKGAWEHINGTFLVVLFAGIGVSIITLARIISHLLATYPMLLWAFFFGLIVASAIFVGKQIKQWRIQEIVALLIGAVIAFTITVLAPVEAPTDLWFIFLAGTIAICAMILPGISGSFILLLMGLYPYITGAVKDFNLPVLVVFAAGCLAGLLSFSHVLSWMFEKFRSITLALLTGFMVGSLNKVWPWKQTLQYRTNSHGEEIPFLQKNVLPANYTDGDAFIVGVIALVILGFAVVFLLERIADSDEETI, from the coding sequence ATGAAACAACACATTCTACTTTTTCTGAAAGGCATGGCTATGGGAGCCGCTGACATCGTACCAGGCGTTTCTGGCGGTACGATTGCTTTTATTACAGGCATTTACGAAAAATTACTCAATTCGCTAAAGTCTATCAACCCAACACTCCTCAAGGTTTTGCAGCAAAAAGGGGTGAAAGGAGCGTGGGAACACATCAACGGCACTTTTTTGGTAGTGCTATTTGCAGGTATTGGAGTGAGTATCATTACCCTTGCCCGCATCATCAGTCATTTGTTGGCGACCTATCCGATGCTGTTGTGGGCTTTCTTTTTTGGCTTGATCGTCGCTTCCGCCATTTTTGTCGGTAAACAAATCAAACAGTGGCGCATCCAAGAAATCGTTGCATTATTGATTGGGGCGGTCATTGCGTTTACGATTACGGTACTTGCCCCCGTTGAAGCTCCAACCGATTTGTGGTTCATCTTTTTGGCAGGAACGATTGCGATATGTGCCATGATTTTGCCGGGCATATCGGGTAGCTTCATTTTATTGTTGATGGGCTTGTATCCCTACATTACAGGGGCGGTCAAGGATTTTAATCTGCCTGTTCTCGTTGTTTTTGCAGCAGGATGTTTGGCAGGTTTGCTGAGTTTTTCACATGTATTGTCGTGGATGTTTGAGAAGTTTAGAAGCATTACCTTGGCTTTGCTCACTGGGTTTATGGTCGGTTCTTTGAACAAGGTTTGGCCGTGGAAACAAACGCTTCAATACCGTACGAATAGTCATGGTGAGGAAATTCCTTTTCTACAAAAAAATGTGTTGCCTGCAAACTATACGGACGGTGACGCATTTATAGTAGGGGTAATTGCATTGGTGATTTTGGGATTTGCGGTTGTGTTTTTGTTGGAGCGCATTGCAGATAGTGATGAAGAAACTATTTAG
- a CDS encoding 3-hydroxybutyryl-CoA dehydrogenase — MQNITVIGAGTMGNGIAHVFAMNGFKVKLVDINEEGLQKGMETISKNLDRMIRKETISEQDKENTLDNIQTFTSLETSGIEHADLIIEAATENADIKLKIFKQLDELCKEEAILASNTSSISITKIGAATKRQDKVIGMHFFNPVPVMQLVEIVRGYGTSKATMLRIVGLAEALGKTPVEVHDYPGFVSNRVLMPMINEAIYTLYEGVAEVDAIDAVMKLGMAHPMGPLQLADFIGLDICLSILNVLYEGFGNSKYAPCPLLVNMVMAGKLGRKSGEGFYKYD, encoded by the coding sequence ATGCAAAACATCACAGTTATTGGAGCAGGCACAATGGGCAATGGCATCGCACACGTGTTTGCCATGAATGGTTTTAAGGTCAAATTGGTGGACATCAATGAGGAAGGATTGCAGAAAGGTATGGAGACCATCAGCAAAAACCTCGACCGAATGATTCGCAAGGAAACCATCAGTGAACAAGACAAAGAAAATACTTTAGACAATATTCAAACATTTACCTCTTTGGAGACTTCGGGAATCGAACATGCCGATTTGATTATTGAAGCAGCCACCGAAAATGCGGACATCAAATTGAAGATTTTCAAACAGTTGGATGAATTGTGCAAAGAGGAAGCCATTTTAGCTAGCAATACTTCCTCCATTTCTATCACCAAAATTGGGGCGGCTACCAAACGCCAAGATAAGGTCATTGGGATGCACTTCTTCAACCCTGTTCCTGTGATGCAACTAGTTGAAATCGTGCGAGGTTACGGCACTTCAAAGGCCACCATGCTGAGAATTGTAGGTTTGGCAGAAGCACTGGGCAAAACACCCGTTGAAGTACACGATTATCCTGGTTTTGTGTCGAATAGGGTTTTGATGCCCATGATCAACGAAGCCATTTATACCCTCTACGAAGGGGTCGCAGAAGTGGATGCGATTGATGCGGTGATGAAACTGGGCATGGCGCACCCAATGGGACCTTTACAGTTGGCTGATTTCATTGGATTGGACATTTGCTTGTCTATTTTGAATGTGCTGTACGAAGGTTTTGGCAATTCAAAATATGCTCCCTGCCCGCTGTTGGTGAATATGGTAATGGCTGGAAAATTGGGAAGAAAATCTGGTGAAGGGTTTTATAAATATGACTAA
- a CDS encoding nitroreductase, whose amino-acid sequence MNDNFFNINDINHLIRSRRTIKPENFVQPVRVIDAAIIENMLENANWAPTHGMNEPWRFKIFAGEARQKLGEFQSNWYKENIIGDNFNPAKHQQLLTRPSQASHIIAICVERKTNTKIPEIEDIEAVACAVQNLHLTATAYGLGAYWSSGGPTYTDELKEALGLGVEDKCLGFFYLGYPKEGEYEKVSKAILLKRTDYQSKVEWI is encoded by the coding sequence ATGAACGACAACTTCTTCAATATAAACGATATCAATCACCTCATTCGCAGTCGGAGAACCATCAAACCTGAAAATTTTGTGCAGCCTGTTCGGGTGATTGACGCTGCCATTATCGAAAACATGCTCGAAAATGCAAATTGGGCACCAACGCATGGTATGAACGAGCCGTGGCGTTTCAAAATTTTTGCAGGAGAAGCCCGCCAAAAATTGGGTGAATTTCAATCCAATTGGTACAAAGAGAACATAATTGGTGACAACTTCAATCCCGCCAAACACCAACAATTGCTCACCCGTCCATCCCAAGCATCTCACATCATCGCTATCTGTGTGGAACGAAAAACGAACACCAAAATTCCTGAAATAGAAGATATTGAAGCTGTAGCCTGTGCGGTTCAAAACCTACATTTGACTGCAACGGCTTATGGATTGGGTGCTTATTGGAGTTCGGGAGGGCCTACTTATACCGATGAATTGAAGGAGGCCTTAGGGCTTGGTGTAGAAGATAAGTGTTTGGGATTCTTTTATTTGGGTTATCCCAAAGAAGGCGAATATGAAAAAGTAAGCAAGGCAATCCTTTTGAAGCGAACCGATTACCAAAGTAAGGTTGAATGGATTTGA
- a CDS encoding TonB-dependent receptor — MKKTLYYSLLWAFFVVYSSTVFAQNTYIRGTITDNETNEPLPRVQVFIKTWPSINTMSDAKGQYKIAMPPEHRTLEFKRDGYENHEVTIGVFGEIDVQLTSTENPMDLLSITSGRSLERTLDVPADISVVKSNVLKDIVAASPTDYLTGISGVDVMRTNLTTSNVVVRGFNNVFSGTTLTMVDNRIARIPSLYLNANQLLTFNLFDLDHIEVLKGPASALYGPNSSNGVIHFITSSPLDNKSKSSTMVSVGLGTRSQTANPIQEVSPQNQLIDNESRVVSIAGFRHSGKIEMNPSSSLEIGYKISGQYFGGNGWLYYDPTEPKTITKNRYNLNGKQIEGEVIDNTRNNEEENMFLDGRLDFRFNRDAQLTLAGGLSRFSGVEMTTVGATQVKDWTAGYAQAKLNWKDLFAQIYLNTSNAGDTYLFRNGSIISSQSTQYALQLQHSSTLSQNLQLLYGMDALLTRSNTDYTIHGQNEDSDAINEFGGFLQADLQLSQQLKFIGTLRTDKHNFIDNWFLSPRAALLFKPIENHTFRATYNKAFDSPSPLTLSLDITEFDDVYNFTSSLGLPSGTPLKALGNRGLNFSYGNNGLPQFRTPFASILGQDVATYFDLNDPTISNVIYGIALEGLLQGFQQGGLDPSLIALLRNQIIPSQVANIDHQIQTLTFEENFPFQPVETSQITDIQSLKNSVYQTFEVGYKGIVSDKLSVFGNVYLTHITDIISPLELLTPNVFLEPNSLSEYLGSQIFQKLQSPQYVSVATLLTQLLDQTDGSTFPIVGNQDGSGIDELVTLLTSSAASIPFGTISPIFENTPSMLFSYTNFGDVQLWGTELGFLYKLNDQWTAEGNYAYVSKGEFDADRGIPLALNAPQHKANFGLQYASNFGLDVAMKYRWQNAFSVNSGIYIGEVPSFGAVDIHLGYAFAPSRVTRLSLSIQNLLDNSHQEVVGAPTIGRFVALRLSHAFEEK, encoded by the coding sequence ATGAAAAAGACTTTATACTATTCCCTTCTATGGGCGTTTTTTGTAGTATATTCATCCACTGTTTTTGCTCAAAATACCTACATTCGAGGTACAATTACAGATAATGAAACCAATGAACCTCTACCTCGAGTACAAGTGTTTATCAAAACTTGGCCGTCCATCAATACGATGAGTGATGCAAAAGGGCAGTATAAAATTGCGATGCCTCCTGAACACCGAACACTTGAATTTAAACGAGATGGATATGAAAACCATGAAGTAACCATAGGTGTATTTGGTGAAATTGATGTTCAATTAACTTCTACCGAAAATCCAATGGATTTGTTGAGTATCACATCTGGTAGAAGTTTGGAGCGAACTTTAGATGTACCTGCTGATATTAGTGTTGTCAAATCAAATGTACTCAAAGATATTGTCGCTGCCAGTCCAACTGATTACCTTACAGGCATTTCAGGTGTTGATGTCATGCGTACCAATCTCACTACTTCTAATGTGGTGGTACGAGGTTTCAACAATGTTTTTTCTGGAACAACCCTCACGATGGTTGATAATAGAATAGCTCGAATACCCTCTCTTTATTTGAATGCCAACCAATTACTTACCTTCAATTTGTTTGACTTAGATCACATTGAAGTGCTCAAAGGACCTGCTTCCGCACTATATGGCCCCAATAGTTCAAATGGAGTGATTCACTTTATTACAAGTTCGCCATTGGATAACAAGTCAAAAAGCAGCACAATGGTCAGTGTAGGTTTGGGCACTCGATCCCAAACAGCGAATCCTATACAAGAAGTAAGTCCTCAGAATCAATTAATTGACAATGAAAGCAGGGTTGTTTCTATTGCTGGATTTCGACATTCGGGCAAGATTGAAATGAACCCATCTAGCTCTTTAGAAATTGGCTACAAGATTTCGGGGCAGTATTTTGGCGGCAATGGATGGTTGTATTATGACCCCACGGAACCCAAGACAATAACCAAAAACCGCTACAATCTTAACGGAAAACAGATTGAAGGTGAGGTAATTGACAATACTCGAAACAATGAAGAAGAAAATATGTTTTTGGACGGGCGTTTAGATTTTCGATTCAATAGAGATGCCCAACTTACCTTAGCAGGTGGATTGAGCCGTTTTTCGGGTGTCGAAATGACTACCGTAGGAGCAACTCAAGTAAAGGACTGGACTGCTGGTTATGCTCAAGCAAAACTAAACTGGAAAGATTTATTTGCCCAAATATATCTCAATACCAGCAATGCAGGTGATACCTACCTTTTCAGAAATGGGAGTATCATTTCCAGTCAATCTACCCAATATGCGCTGCAACTTCAACACAGTAGCACCCTTTCACAAAACCTACAATTGCTCTATGGTATGGATGCCTTGTTGACACGCTCCAATACCGACTATACCATTCATGGTCAAAACGAAGACAGCGATGCCATCAATGAGTTTGGAGGTTTTCTACAAGCCGACCTTCAATTGAGTCAGCAGTTGAAATTCATTGGAACACTTCGAACAGACAAACACAACTTCATTGACAATTGGTTTTTATCGCCTCGTGCTGCTTTGCTTTTCAAACCGATTGAAAATCACACATTTAGAGCCACCTACAACAAGGCATTTGATTCTCCTTCTCCACTTACCCTCTCTTTGGACATCACCGAGTTTGATGATGTTTACAATTTTACCAGTTCACTCGGATTGCCTTCTGGAACTCCTCTAAAAGCATTGGGTAACAGGGGATTGAATTTTTCTTATGGCAACAATGGCTTGCCGCAATTTAGAACCCCTTTTGCGAGCATTTTGGGGCAGGATGTGGCCACCTATTTCGATTTGAATGACCCAACTATTTCCAATGTCATATACGGCATTGCCTTAGAAGGGTTGTTACAAGGATTTCAACAGGGAGGTTTAGACCCCTCTTTGATTGCTCTTTTGCGAAATCAAATCATTCCAAGTCAAGTTGCAAACATTGACCACCAAATACAAACACTTACTTTTGAAGAAAATTTTCCATTTCAGCCAGTAGAAACTAGCCAAATAACAGACATACAATCGTTGAAAAATTCAGTTTACCAAACGTTTGAAGTAGGATACAAAGGCATTGTTTCCGATAAACTGAGCGTTTTTGGCAATGTGTATTTGACGCACATCACCGACATCATTAGCCCATTGGAGTTATTGACTCCTAATGTGTTCTTAGAACCCAATTCCTTGAGCGAATATTTAGGTTCTCAAATATTTCAAAAGTTGCAATCTCCTCAATATGTGTCCGTTGCAACACTTTTGACTCAATTGTTGGACCAAACCGATGGAAGCACATTTCCCATTGTAGGCAATCAGGATGGGAGTGGTATTGACGAATTGGTAACACTTTTGACCAGTTCAGCAGCCAGTATTCCGTTTGGCACCATTAGCCCAATTTTTGAAAACACACCTTCCATGTTGTTTTCATATACCAACTTTGGCGATGTGCAGTTGTGGGGAACAGAACTGGGTTTTTTGTATAAACTCAATGACCAATGGACAGCGGAAGGCAACTATGCGTATGTGAGCAAAGGAGAATTTGACGCAGACAGAGGAATTCCTTTGGCTTTGAATGCACCTCAACACAAGGCAAATTTTGGCCTACAATATGCGTCAAATTTTGGATTAGATGTAGCAATGAAATACCGATGGCAAAATGCCTTTTCAGTCAATTCAGGGATTTACATTGGTGAAGTGCCTTCTTTTGGTGCGGTTGATATACATTTGGGCTATGCTTTCGCACCCAGTCGTGTTACCCGTTTGTCTTTGAGTATTCAAAACTTGTTGGACAACAGCCATCAAGAAGTAGTAGGTGCACCTACCATAGGGCGTTTCGTAGCCTTGCGGTTGTCCCATGCTTTTGAGGAGAAATGA
- a CDS encoding nitroreductase family protein: MIENLLENANWAPTHSMNEPWRFKIFAGEARQKLGEFQSNWYKENIIGDNFNPAKHQQLLTRPSQASHIIAPKKERMKK, from the coding sequence ATCATAGAAAACCTTCTCGAAAATGCGAATTGGGCACCAACACATAGTATGAATGAACCGTGGCGTTTCAAAATTTTTGCAGGAGAAGCCCGCCAAAAACTGGGTGAATTTCAATCCAATTGGTACAAGGAGAACATAATTGGTGACAACTTCAATCCCGCCAAACACCAACAATTGCTCACCCGTCCATCCCAAGCATCTCACATCATCGCTCCAAAGAAGGAGCGTATGAAAAAGTAA
- a CDS encoding YiiX family permuted papain-like enzyme encodes MSCKTMMLFLLPIFLLQCDFADKGVDYQTALQNGAFQNGDIIFQTSTSSQSKAIQLATHSRYSHIGIIYQENDKYWVFEAIQPVKLTPLKKWIKRGENGQYVVKRLKNAEEVLTSKTLQQMQKIGERFLGKDYDLYFEWSDKRIYCSELVWKIYKEALGIELGHLATLESFDLSSPIVQTKMRERYGNYIPMEELVISPDAIFQSPLLITVEN; translated from the coding sequence ATGAGTTGTAAAACAATGATGTTGTTTCTGTTGCCAATTTTCTTGCTGCAATGTGATTTTGCAGACAAAGGAGTGGACTACCAAACAGCCCTTCAAAATGGGGCTTTCCAAAACGGTGACATCATTTTTCAAACATCAACTTCTTCGCAAAGCAAGGCAATTCAATTGGCAACACATTCCAGATACAGTCATATAGGTATCATTTACCAAGAAAATGACAAGTATTGGGTCTTTGAAGCCATACAACCTGTCAAACTTACGCCTTTGAAAAAATGGATCAAGCGGGGTGAAAACGGGCAATATGTGGTCAAACGTTTGAAAAATGCGGAGGAGGTACTTACATCAAAAACATTGCAGCAGATGCAAAAAATCGGTGAGCGTTTTCTCGGTAAAGACTACGATTTGTATTTTGAATGGTCAGATAAACGCATCTATTGTTCCGAATTGGTCTGGAAAATTTACAAAGAAGCATTAGGCATTGAGTTGGGACATTTAGCAACTTTGGAAAGTTTTGACCTCAGTTCTCCGATTGTACAAACCAAAATGAGAGAACGGTATGGAAACTACATACCGATGGAGGAATTGGTGATTTCGCCAGATGCCATTTTTCAATCGCCGCTATTGATAACTGTTGAAAATTGA
- a CDS encoding acyl-CoA dehydrogenase family protein, which yields MISKTNSSKTFLSSTSKLKGGHFLIEETSPEDIFIAEEWSEEQRMIAEMVTDFCIKEVQEPFFKRGRELEISREEDRSEILEVLRKAGELGLCGISIPEEYGGMGLDFTSNTIFSERISAGFSFATTIGAQTSIGSLPIVYYGNETQKNKYLPKIATGEWVAAYALTEPEAGSDANSGKSKAVLSEDKKTYLLNGQKVWITNGGIADVFIVFAKIDQDKTLSAFIVERNFEGLTIGPEEKKMGIKGSSTVQLYFDNCKIPVENLLGEREGGFKMALNILNSGRMKAGSGGVGGCKFSLTKAVEYAINRKQFGKSITEFGAIQYKIGDIAMQTFAMDAAMYRNSHNIDLKTQEFETAGMPSSEAKIQAVREFAIECSIIKVKGSVLACYTTDEVLQIHGGMGYAVETGIEMAYRDARITKIYEGTNEVNRLLTIAELSKRSLQTKEIDLMVAGKKIPKYLLKQLIPMKSKSDFAVEERTVKGIKNAFLLVLGAAGKKLRKKMVDEQEIILNLSDMLAEAYICESVLLKVKKLQQKTSTDKTKLLIQEQMMQLYLYEALAHVQKAAKEAVASFTTGLEKGNLNRMLRLLLPDYDMNPKELRRNIAAFVVEKGGYCF from the coding sequence ATGATATCAAAGACAAATTCTTCAAAAACATTCCTATCTTCTACTTCAAAACTCAAAGGTGGGCATTTTCTCATAGAAGAAACGAGTCCAGAAGATATATTCATTGCAGAAGAATGGAGTGAAGAGCAGCGAATGATTGCAGAAATGGTTACTGATTTTTGTATCAAAGAAGTACAAGAACCTTTTTTTAAACGAGGTAGAGAGTTGGAAATCAGTCGTGAGGAAGACAGAAGCGAAATTTTGGAAGTACTCAGAAAAGCGGGAGAATTGGGTTTGTGTGGTATCAGTATTCCCGAAGAATACGGCGGAATGGGTTTGGATTTTACCTCCAATACCATTTTCTCCGAAAGAATATCGGCAGGTTTTTCATTTGCTACTACCATTGGCGCACAGACTTCTATCGGTTCCTTACCCATTGTGTACTACGGCAATGAAACCCAAAAGAACAAATATTTGCCCAAGATAGCAACGGGTGAGTGGGTAGCAGCTTATGCTTTAACCGAACCTGAAGCAGGGTCAGATGCCAATTCGGGAAAAAGTAAGGCGGTGCTTTCGGAAGACAAGAAAACGTATCTTTTGAATGGGCAGAAAGTATGGATTACCAACGGAGGCATTGCAGATGTATTTATTGTTTTTGCCAAAATTGACCAAGATAAAACTTTGTCTGCCTTTATTGTAGAACGAAATTTTGAAGGTTTGACGATTGGCCCAGAAGAAAAGAAAATGGGCATCAAAGGTTCTTCAACCGTTCAACTGTACTTCGATAACTGCAAAATTCCTGTCGAAAATCTCTTGGGAGAAAGAGAAGGAGGCTTCAAAATGGCATTGAATATTTTGAACTCGGGGCGTATGAAAGCAGGTTCGGGAGGTGTTGGAGGCTGCAAATTTTCGTTGACCAAAGCTGTAGAATATGCGATAAACCGCAAACAGTTTGGTAAATCCATCACCGAATTTGGAGCGATTCAATACAAAATCGGTGACATCGCTATGCAAACTTTTGCGATGGATGCGGCAATGTATCGCAACTCACACAACATTGATCTCAAAACTCAAGAGTTTGAAACAGCAGGGATGCCTTCTTCTGAAGCTAAAATTCAAGCAGTTAGAGAATTTGCCATTGAATGTTCGATTATCAAGGTGAAAGGCTCGGTATTGGCTTGTTATACAACGGATGAGGTGCTGCAAATTCACGGTGGAATGGGTTATGCTGTGGAAACGGGTATCGAAATGGCTTATAGGGATGCTCGTATTACCAAAATTTATGAAGGCACGAATGAGGTAAACCGTTTGCTGACGATTGCAGAACTTTCCAAAAGAAGCTTACAAACCAAGGAAATAGACCTAATGGTGGCGGGTAAAAAGATTCCTAAATACTTGTTGAAGCAATTAATTCCGATGAAATCCAAATCTGATTTTGCAGTAGAAGAGCGTACTGTGAAAGGAATAAAAAATGCTTTTTTGTTGGTTTTGGGTGCGGCGGGTAAAAAATTGCGGAAGAAAATGGTGGATGAACAGGAAATCATTTTGAACCTGTCCGATATGTTGGCAGAAGCTTATATTTGTGAGTCTGTGTTGTTGAAGGTCAAGAAATTGCAGCAAAAAACCAGTACTGACAAAACCAAATTGCTTATCCAAGAACAAATGATGCAATTGTACCTTTACGAAGCTTTGGCACATGTTCAAAAGGCTGCAAAAGAGGCTGTAGCAAGTTTTACGACTGGCTTGGAAAAGGGAAATTTGAACCGAATGTTGCGCTTGTTGCTACCTGATTATGATATGAATCCCAAAGAATTACGCCGAAATATTGCAGCTTTTGTGGTCGAGAAAGGAGGATATTGTTTTTAG
- a CDS encoding DUF4832 domain-containing protein, giving the protein MNLPKYLLTFLLLSPFILLFPQNQTVTYNESFDDILNPDRGFYHPIDCHTSNFQPLLLSDLQSKRTTAFTPWQGNYSIRISVILRHYILDSFVNTDNLSTTFLNHLQSDFDIARQAGVRLVLRFSYTITPSQSCGDTACPPYGDAPKARVLAHISQLAPYLQANEDVILVVQNGFIGIWGEQYYTDYFGDASGQGAGKLTNQNWQDRIEVLSALLDAVPESRMVQVRYPQMKQKYVYGGAASVTSAAMTSEQAHNASDIARIGFHNDCFLASSDDYGTYWDYGSDTTFPSNQTAILKPYAADDSQFVCVGGETCDDAFSPQNNCSGQAVSDMAALHYTFLNSDYNNEVNNDWQTDNCMDEIKRRLGYRLVMKSGTYPLTASAGETFSFTLGVENVGFAAPVNERFLQIVLRNTADDSEYKALISGTNTDTRFWLPATTTTLNGTVTLPANMPVGNYALFLQVFDTSNDNEIATRPEYSLQFANTNTWESLTGYNDLKHILSVNAAVRFQAKVWLQGAYQTNSNNMSNSLQNNNLLSSISPYNAAPWNEVNGNILTSFPANAVDWMMVELLDSDYNSVEKQMAFVDTNGNLMDVSGSEGVPFFNVNGSTSYFVVLRHRNHLDIMSATILNLNAANPHNFTSPSMAMGGSNQLADLGNGEYGMSAGDVDGNGVITVADYNLYVSQISFINQYLQGDLNLDGSVTVMDFNLLKDNVSKIGVLWVRY; this is encoded by the coding sequence ATGAATCTTCCAAAATATCTTCTGACGTTTTTACTGCTGTCTCCTTTCATTCTACTATTTCCTCAAAATCAGACCGTCACCTACAACGAATCCTTTGACGACATCTTGAACCCAGACAGAGGATTTTACCATCCAATTGACTGCCACACAAGCAATTTTCAGCCTTTGTTATTGAGCGATTTGCAGAGCAAAAGAACAACCGCTTTCACTCCGTGGCAGGGTAATTACAGCATCCGAATCAGTGTCATTTTGCGGCATTATATTTTGGATTCCTTTGTGAATACTGACAACCTATCCACCACTTTTTTGAACCATTTGCAGTCAGATTTCGACATTGCCCGACAAGCAGGTGTGCGGCTCGTTTTGCGATTTTCCTATACGATTACCCCCAGCCAAAGTTGTGGTGATACCGCTTGTCCGCCTTATGGAGATGCGCCCAAAGCTAGGGTTTTGGCGCATATTTCACAGTTAGCCCCTTATTTACAGGCAAACGAAGACGTGATTTTGGTGGTACAAAATGGATTTATTGGAATTTGGGGTGAGCAGTATTACACCGATTATTTTGGAGATGCTTCTGGGCAAGGGGCGGGTAAATTGACCAACCAAAACTGGCAAGACCGAATAGAGGTGTTGTCTGCGCTTTTGGATGCTGTTCCCGAAAGCAGAATGGTACAAGTACGCTATCCACAAATGAAACAAAAATATGTGTATGGGGGTGCGGCCTCAGTCACTTCTGCTGCAATGACTTCTGAACAAGCGCACAACGCAAGCGATATTGCACGAATTGGATTTCACAACGATTGCTTTTTGGCATCCTCAGATGATTATGGAACGTATTGGGATTATGGTTCGGACACTACTTTCCCGTCCAATCAAACTGCTATTTTGAAGCCTTATGCTGCTGATGATAGTCAATTTGTTTGCGTCGGTGGCGAAACTTGCGATGATGCCTTTAGTCCGCAAAACAACTGTTCAGGACAGGCCGTTTCAGATATGGCTGCTCTCCACTATACTTTCCTCAATTCGGACTACAACAATGAAGTTAACAATGATTGGCAAACCGACAATTGTATGGACGAAATCAAGCGAAGATTGGGTTATCGTTTGGTGATGAAAAGCGGAACATATCCACTTACTGCATCTGCTGGAGAAACTTTCAGTTTTACTTTAGGTGTTGAAAATGTAGGTTTTGCAGCTCCTGTCAATGAACGCTTTTTGCAGATAGTCCTTAGGAATACGGCAGATGATAGCGAATACAAAGCACTCATTTCTGGCACAAATACAGATACAAGATTTTGGCTTCCAGCTACAACGACTACTTTAAATGGCACGGTCACGCTTCCTGCAAATATGCCTGTGGGCAACTATGCTCTTTTCTTGCAGGTTTTTGATACCTCCAATGACAACGAAATTGCCACCCGTCCAGAATACAGCCTTCAATTTGCGAATACCAATACATGGGAATCTTTGACGGGTTACAACGATTTGAAGCACATCCTCAGCGTCAATGCTGCAGTTCGCTTTCAAGCGAAAGTTTGGCTACAAGGTGCGTATCAAACCAACTCTAACAATATGAGCAATAGCTTACAAAACAACAACTTACTCTCCTCCATTTCTCCTTACAATGCTGCTCCATGGAATGAAGTCAATGGGAATATCCTGACTTCTTTTCCTGCAAATGCGGTGGATTGGATGATGGTCGAACTGTTGGACAGCGACTACAACAGCGTTGAAAAACAGATGGCTTTTGTGGATACAAACGGCAATTTGATGGATGTTTCGGGTAGCGAAGGTGTGCCTTTCTTCAATGTGAATGGAAGTACGTCTTATTTTGTGGTTCTCCGACACCGCAATCATCTGGATATCATGAGTGCTACTATTTTGAATCTCAATGCTGCAAATCCACACAATTTTACCTCTCCTTCAATGGCGATGGGAGGCAGCAATCAGTTGGCGGATTTGGGTAATGGAGAGTACGGCATGTCGGCGGGTGATGTGGACGGAAATGGTGTAATCACGGTAGCAGATTACAATCTTTATGTGAGCCAAATCAGTTTCATCAATCAATACCTTCAAGGGGATTTGAATTTGGACGGCAGCGTGACGGTAATGGATTTTAACTTGTTGAAGGACAATGTGAGTAAAATTGGGGTTCTGTGGGTGCGGTATTGA